The following proteins are encoded in a genomic region of Parus major isolate Abel chromosome 18, Parus_major1.1, whole genome shotgun sequence:
- the CACNG5 gene encoding voltage-dependent calcium channel gamma-5 subunit, translating to MLLAMSACSRKALTLLSSVFAVCGLGLLGISVSTDYWLYLEEGIVQPQNQTAEIKLSLHSGLWRVCFLAGEERGRCFTIEYVMPMNIQLTSESTINVLKMIRSATPFPLVSLFFMFIGFILSNIGHIRPHRTILAFVSGIFFILSGLSLVVGLVLYISSINDEMLNRTKDSESFFNYKYGWSFAFSAISFLLTESAGVMSVYLFMKRYTAEDLYRPHPSFYRPRLSNCSDYSGQFLHPDAWARGRSPSDISSEASLQMNSNYPALLKCPDYDQMSSSPC from the exons ATGCTGTTGGCAATGAGCGCCTGCAGCAGGAAGGCGCTGACCCTGCTCAGCAGCGTGTTCGCCGTCTGCGGCCTCGGCCTCCTGGGCATCTCCGTCAGCACCGACTACTGGCTCTACCTGGAGGAGGGCATCGTCCAGCCCCAAAACCAGACGGCGGAGATCAAGCTCTCGCTGCACTCGGGGCTCTGGAGGGTCTGCTTTCTGGCAG GTGAGGAGCGTGGCCGGTGCTTCACCATTGAATACGTCATGCCCATGAACATCCAGCTGACGTCCGAATCCACAATCAATGTCCTGA AGATGATCCGCTCTGCCACCCCCTTCCCTCTGGTCAGCCTCTTCTTCATGTTCATCGGCTTCATCCTGAGCAACATCGGCCACATCCGGCCTCACAGGACCATCCTCGCCTTCGTCTCGGGGATATTCTTCATCCTGTCAG GTCTGTCACTGGTGGTGGGGCTGGTCCTCTACATATCCAGCATTAACGATGAGATGCTCAACAGGACCAAGGACTCGGAGTCGTTCTTCAATTACAAATACGGGTGGTCCTTTGCCTTCTCTGCCATCTCGTTCCTTCTCACAGAG AGTGCCGGGGTGATGTCTGTCTACCTGTTCATGAAGCGCTACACGGCCGAGGACCTCTACAGACCCCACCCCAGCTTCTACCGGCCCCGCCTGAGCAACTGCTCCGACTACTCGGGGCAGTTCCTGCACCCGGACGCGTGGGCACGGGGCCGCAGCCCCTCGGACATCTCCAGTGAGGCGTCCCTGCAGATGAACAGTAACTACCCAGCCCTGCTCAAGTGCCCTGACTACGACCAGATGTCCTCGTCCCCGTGCTGA